One window of the Trifolium pratense cultivar HEN17-A07 linkage group LG2, ARS_RC_1.1, whole genome shotgun sequence genome contains the following:
- the LOC123904021 gene encoding UDP-N-acetylglucosamine--dolichyl-phosphate N-acetylglucosaminephosphotransferase-like: MPRRNNNPRRQNNNPQQQVPDPPIAPPKWGVIFKLSLFSIPYFYLIFFHYSIDSEFRRSIILNAGLSLAGFFVTVRMIPVVSILLLKRGIYGLDTNKEGTPRGNVKVPESLGIVVAPVFFVVAILSQCFNFTADSNLMPLKLRLPCRFRDLKILHIATWHAPYYAAIACVAFMTLLGFVDDGLNVPWRV; this comes from the exons ATGCCAAGACGAAACAATAATCCTCGACGACAAAACAATAATCCTCAACAACAAGTCCCAGACCCACCAATTGCACCTCCCAAATGGGGTGTTATTTTCAAGCTATCTCTCTTTTCCATTCCTTACTTTTACCTTATTTTCTTCCATTACTCCATCGATTCAGAGTTTCGAAGATCCATCATCCTCAATGCTGGATTGAGTCTTGCAGGTTTCTTTGTTACTGTTAGAATGATCCCTGTTGTCTCTATATTACTTCTTAAACGAGGTATCTATGGACTTGATACTAACAAGGAGGGTACTCCTCGTGGAAACGTTAAAGT GCCTGAGTCATTGGGGATAGTTGTTGCTCCTGTCTTCTTTGTTGTGGCAATCTTATCTCAGTGTTTCAACTTCACAGCCGATTCCAAT CTGATGCCATTGAAATTGCGGTTGCCTTGTCGTTTCAGAGACCTCAAAATTCTTCATATTGCAACG TGGCATGCTCCGTACTATGCTGCTATAGCATGCGTCGCTTTCATGACATTGCTTGGATTTGTCGACGATGGCCTTAATGTCCCTTGGAGAGTGTGA
- the LOC123904022 gene encoding UDP-N-acetylglucosamine--dolichyl-phosphate N-acetylglucosaminephosphotransferase-like — translation MPRRNNNPRRQNNNPQQQVPDPPIAPPKWGVIFKLSLFSIPYFYLIFFHYSIDSEFRRSIIINAGLSLAGFFVTVRMIPVVSILLLKRGIYGLDTNKEGTPRGNVKVPESLGIVVAPVFFVVAILSQCFNFTADSNLMPLKLRLPCRFRDLKILHIATWHAPYYAAIACVAFITLLGFVDDGLNVPWRV, via the exons ATGCCAAGACGAAACAATAATCCTCGACGACAAAACAATAATCCTCAACAACAAGTCCCAGACCCACCAATTGCACCTCCCAAATGGGGTGTTATTTTCAAGCTATCTCTCTTTTCCATTCCTTACTTTTACCTTATTTTCTTCCATTACTCCATCGATTCAGAGTTTCGAAGATCCATCATCATCAATGCTGGATTGAGTCTTGCAGGTTTCTTTGTTACTGTTAGAATGATCCCTGTTGTCTCTATATTACTTCTTAAACGAGGTATCTATGGACTTGATACTAACAAGGAGGGTACTCCTCGTGGAAACGTTAAAGT GCCTGAGTCATTGGGGATAGTTGTTGCTCCTGTCTTCTTTGTTGTGGCAATCTTATCTCAGTGTTTCAACTTCACAGCCGATTCCAAT CTGATGCCATTGAAATTGCGGTTGCCTTGTCGTTTCAGAGACCTCAAAATTCTTCATATTGCAACG TGGCATGCTCCGTACTATGCTGCTATAGCATGCGTCGCTTTCATTACATTGCTTGGATTTGTCGACGATGGCCTTAATGTCCCTTGGAGAGTGTGA
- the LOC123904023 gene encoding UDP-N-acetylglucosamine--dolichyl-phosphate N-acetylglucosaminephosphotransferase-like translates to MPSRNNNPRRQNNNPQQQVPDPPIAPPKWGVIFKLSLFSIPYFYLIFFHYSIDSEFRRSIIINAGLSLAGFFVTVRMIPVVSILLLKRGIYGLDTNKEGTPRGNVKVPESLGIVVAPVFFVVVILSQCFNFTADSNLMPLKLRLPCRFRDLKILHIATWHAPYYAAIACVAFMTLLGFVDDGLNVPWRV, encoded by the exons ATGCCAAGCCGAAACAATAATCCTCGACGACAAAACAATAACCCTCAACAACAAGTCCCAGACCCACCAATTGCACCTCCCAAATGGGGTGTTATTTTCAAGCTATCTCTCTTTTCCATTCCTTACTTTTACCTTATTTTCTTCCATTACTCCATCGATTCAGAGTTTCGAAGATCCATCATCATCAATGCTGGATTGAGTCTTGCAGGTTTCTTTGTTACTGTTAGAATGATCCCTGTTGTCTCTATATTACTTCTTAAACGAGGTATCTATGGACTTGATACTAACAAGGAGGGTACTCCTCGTGGAAACGTTAAAGT GCCTGAGTCATTGGGGATAGTTGTTGCTCCTGTCTTCTTTGTTGTGGTAATTTTATCTCAGTGTTTCAACTTCACAGCCGATTCCAAT CTGATGCCATTGAAATTGCGGTTGCCTTGTCGTTTCAGAGACCTCAAAATTCTTCATATTGCAACG TGGCATGCTCCGTACTATGCTGCTATAGCATGCGTTGCTTTCATGACATTGCTTGGATTTGTCGACGATGGCCTTAATGTCCCTTGGAGAGTGTGA